A single Streptococcus thermophilus DNA region contains:
- the pfkA gene encoding 6-phosphofructokinase, with protein MKRIAVLTSGGDAPGMNAAVRAVVLKAISEGIEVFGINRGYAGMVEGDIFKLDAKRVENILSRGGTFLQSARYPEFAQLEGQLKGIEQLKKYGIEGVVVIGGDGSYHGAMRLTEHGFPAVGLPGTIDNDIVGTDYTIGFDTAVATATEALDKIQDTAFSHGRTFVVEVMGRNAGDIALWAGIASGADQIIVPEEEYDINEVVRKVKEGYESGEKSHHIIVLAEGVMGAEEFAAKMKEAGDTSDLRATNIGHVIRGGSPTARDRVLASWMGAHAVDLLKEGIGGVAVGIHNEQLVESPILGTAEEGALFSLTEDGKIIVNNPHKARLDFAELNRSLANLK; from the coding sequence ATGAAACGTATTGCTGTTTTGACCAGTGGTGGAGATGCCCCTGGTATGAACGCTGCCGTTCGTGCAGTTGTTCTCAAAGCAATTTCTGAAGGAATTGAAGTGTTCGGCATTAACCGTGGATACGCCGGTATGGTTGAAGGAGATATCTTCAAACTTGATGCCAAACGCGTAGAAAACATCCTTAGCCGTGGTGGCACTTTCCTTCAGTCTGCTCGCTATCCCGAGTTTGCCCAACTTGAAGGTCAACTTAAAGGTATTGAGCAACTTAAAAAATATGGAATCGAAGGTGTAGTTGTTATTGGTGGAGATGGTTCTTACCATGGTGCTATGCGTTTGACTGAACATGGTTTCCCAGCAGTTGGTCTCCCAGGAACTATCGATAACGATATCGTTGGTACAGACTATACAATTGGATTTGATACAGCCGTTGCAACTGCAACAGAAGCTTTGGATAAAATCCAAGATACAGCTTTCAGTCATGGACGTACTTTTGTCGTTGAGGTAATGGGACGTAACGCTGGTGATATCGCTCTTTGGGCTGGTATTGCTTCAGGTGCTGACCAAATTATTGTGCCAGAAGAAGAATATGACATCAACGAAGTGGTTCGTAAAGTTAAAGAAGGTTATGAATCTGGCGAAAAATCTCACCACATTATTGTGCTTGCTGAGGGCGTTATGGGTGCTGAAGAGTTTGCAGCTAAAATGAAAGAAGCTGGAGATACATCAGACCTTCGTGCTACAAATATTGGACACGTAATTCGTGGTGGTTCACCAACTGCACGTGACCGTGTTCTTGCTTCATGGATGGGTGCACATGCCGTTGATCTTCTTAAAGAAGGAATTGGTGGTGTTGCTGTGGGTATCCATAATGAACAGCTTGTTGAAAGTCCAATCCTTGGTACAGCAGAAGAAGGTGCTTTGTTCAGTCTTACTGAAGACGGTAAAATTATCGTAAACAATCCACACAAAGCTCGTCTTGATTTTGCAGAGCTTAACCGTTCTTTAGCTAACTTGAAATAA